The following DNA comes from Pseudomonas marginalis.
AGGATGCAGCGCCCATGGGCGACCACAATGCCGATGGCCTTGCCGCAGTCCATGGGGCTGCCGCCGCCGATGGCCACGATCACGTCGCAATGGTTTTCCCGGTACACCTCGGCACCGAGCATCACTTCCTCGACGCGCGGGTTGGGCGACACGGCGCTGTACAGGCAGTAGTCGATGCCGATGGCCTGCAGGCTGGCTTCCACATCGGCGACCCATCCGGCGGCGATCACACCGGGGTCGCTGACCACCAGGACCTTGCGCGCACCAAAGGTCTTGGCGTAGTTACCGACGTTGTGCCGACAGCCGGCACCGAAGATGATTTCAGGCGAGACGAATTTACGCAGGAGGCTCAGATTGGGGCTCATTGGAAAGCCTGTTGTTATTATTTTTGGGAGATGCGCTCCACACTAACCCATTCGCAGGCGTTTGCAATCAGACCAAAGGGTCATTCCCAATAGGGCACCGGCCAGCGCGAGGCTGGCCGGAGATGGATCAGCGGCTGGCGAAGTACATGGTCACTTCGAAGCCGATACGCAGGTCGGTGAAGGCGGGTTTGGTCCACATGGGCAGAGTCCTCTTGTTGTGCCGGAAGATTCCGGTAAAGGCATTAATGCATGGGGGGATGGGGGTGCGAATGCTACTTTCGAAGTAAATGCCGCACTGCATTAGTCGCGAATGTACAGGGAGCAAAATGTGGGAGGGGCGGTGCGACGATTCGACTTGCCCCCTCCCACACTTGATCGCATTTCAAGTTGGAATCAGAAGAAACCCAATGGATTGATGTCGTAGCTCACCAACAGGTTCTTGGTCTGCTGGTAGTGATCGAGCATCATCTTGTGGTTCTCACGCCCCACGCCCGACTTCTTGTAGCCGCCAAACGCCGCATGCGCCG
Coding sequences within:
- the pqqA gene encoding pyrroloquinoline quinone precursor peptide PqqA; protein product: MWTKPAFTDLRIGFEVTMYFASR